Part of the Ictalurus furcatus strain D&B chromosome 19, Billie_1.0, whole genome shotgun sequence genome, aacacatcatgtcgtggatcatccaggtaacgacacacgggattaataatcaagggtgtgtaaacttttgaactggttcatttgtgtaaactcagctataatcttgtcttgtggactataatGTAAACATCTCATGTGagatagtttattcaggacgggactaaataaacaacaacatgggatttttatgatccgtcttattttgttaacagtattaagattcaggagattctgcaaggggtgtgcaaacttttgggtaCAACTGTACTTTGAACAGTCACAGATCCGGAACTTCCTAAAATAATGGTGGCAGAAAAGCTTTGTTTTCTAAAGAACCTGTTATCTGATGATGAAGAACGTCACTACAGATGTGATCCTCTATGTGTAAGGATTTATATGCTGGTGAAGGATGTAAAGGATCATGGCCCAAAAAGTTCTTTACAGAACAAAAGTTCTACGTCGTCTCGCTAAAGAACCTTCTCtgtcacttgttttttttatttttttttatttttaaagataagATCCTTTAAACTATTTAAAGGATAGAACTATTTAAATTTTACTCTTCCTACAGAAGTTCTACGCTTAACAAAATTTACATCTGGGATTTACGGCTCgtctacttggaaccctttctgatcgGGTTCTACGTTGGACATTTGAAGGTTCCGcttgaaccaaaacaaaaaaaattgaaaccTTTCAGGTTCTAGATCGAATGTTTTTAGTGTACGAGACACtagctgaaaaataaataaataaataaccggaATAACTTCGTCGGAGTGCTGAAACGATGATCATGGGAGttgaattgttgttgttgtttttttttaaaggggttcGTACTTGGATCCATCTCTGAAAGAGAAAGCCTGTGTTGTTGGGCTCTACACAGAACCTGAAGGTTTAAAAGACGCTCTAaacctttgttttttgtttttctttctaaagGTGTACGTTCATATAAATGAATTGTCTTAATTCACTCTTTTTATTTCCAATACACTTTATCTATAGCTCAAGGCACTGCAGCGAATGAATATTTAAAGGTGCGgtagtcaattttttttttttaaaggtgcaataggtGACTTGTGCAAATATAGAGAACAtgatcaaatgaaaataaaaaacgttTTAGATCAGAAGTGTATCAAGCGGCTGAGGAAAACCTGATCGGAAAACTGACTCCCGGTCTGGAATACCTGTCTGTGTTTGGATTTACTATACGGGCCATTGTAtatcttgggggggggggggggcggagcCTCGGGAATATGGGTGGGAATGGGGGCTTTAAATGAACTGGTTGTGTAACATTTGGCTGTGAAGGGACGTATCAGTGTTCTCGGAGTTGGAAAAAGCAGACATTTTGTctgtaatgtactgtacatgagaAATTGTGAGATTATCGTGTGATGATGACACATCTGTGGTTTGTGAATGTCTTCCCAGACTCAAGGATTCCGTTACCCCCGTCCCCCGTCGGTCCCGCCCTCTCCCTCAGCCTCCCTCCACTCCACCCCACATCACAGCGACGccgaggacgaggacgaggacgaggacgaaGACGCCGCCGAGCCCTAcgatgaagaagaggaggccGAGAGGGACAGAGTGAACATCAAGTCGCCCTTCAGTCTAGGAGCCGTACCGAAGGGTAAGAAGAAGCAACCGGGAGAATACGGGAATTAGAGATGCCACGCCCACACCACACAAAACCCCGCCCACTTTCACACCTTGCCCCACCCACTTCTTTAGCTCAACATTCCGGAAGTATGAAGCATGTTGATGTCACGAAGAAATGGCATTTCTGATTGTGGACACCACGACCACAAtaagttgagtgcaaaagtttgtgcccccccccgcttttttttttgtattaaaggaGGATGTTTTACAATTTCCCCATTAAAACGTGTGTGTCTCCATGCGGTAAACAAGACTACAATCCGAAATCACTTGCTTTTCCTGAAACGTTTCGCGATCAATCTCGTCATCCGCTTTGCGGCAGCGGCGTTGAAATCCACAGTGAAAGGCTGTCATGTTATTTTCACAAGGAACAACAAAACTCGCCTTAAACATGACGGAGCCCGACGGATGCTGTGGATGCGAATCCAGTTTTAttaaacaccacaaacacacaggaagtTCAAAATCTGTGCGTCGTACATGAAATATCCATTACATACGAGTTTACCTTAAACAAGACGGAAATACAGCGAgaacagaaatgaataaaactgtACAGTTCAGTTTATATAACGCAGGACCTTTCTCAGAAGTAGTCTCTTTTCCAAACCGGGGCGTCTTGCAAGAATAATCCGTTATCCATTCCTGaaatgggaaataaataaacaaataaacaaacaaacaaataaataaagtgttggGTTTTATCATCGCGTGCCTGACGAGCTTATTATACTATAGAAAATAACAGAGACAACGACCTTCGTCTTTGGCTTGCTGGAGGAAGTTGAGGAGGACGGTGGCCGCCTTGGAGACACTCAGATTCTCCGTGTTTTCATTCTGCGTTTCTGAGAACAGcaaaataatcctaataattACGATAAAGCCAGGATTTATAAATACTGTCAGAAAACGTGTCGAGGGTCAGAATGACGACCCGTACCTAAGTGGAGCGTGTCGAAGACGTCACCCTCGTTTCTGTCCACCGACACGAAGCGCCGTCCTTCTGCAAAGAACAAGACGTTCACCGAGACGTTAAAGAGTCCAGAGCGTAAGTCTGCTGATTGATCTGAGGAAACGGATCAGAAGTTGTACATACGTGTGCCTTTGAGGTACAGCATGGCCTGAGGAGTCCAGTTACGCCGCTGGAATCTGccctgaaatgaaataaagatttaTAGAAAATATCATGAACATTTCAGTGCAAGGGATTTGAAATGATAACGTTAagattcgtgtgtgtgtgtgtgtgtgtgtgtgtgtgttaccttcgGAGCACTGCATGCCTGAGAGACAAGTGAGGACAGCAAGAGGAACACCAGCGCATAAGCTGCGAACATCTtcacactctgacacacacacacacacacacacagagtctggttaggtttttttttttttttttttttttaatgaattagttttttttactcTCTGAATCACTCTCATAACTACATTTATTTCCCACTAAtgaatgtaattattatttttttaaaaatgcacatttataatttacaaacaataaacaaacaaataagtcaATAAAGGACAGGACTCTGTCTGTAATCGTGCGCAAAGACGAAAGATAAGATCCCATAACAAGTAACAAAATAATGactaaataattacaaatatttattcaatGATACGACTACCGATAATCATTACATAATTAGAACGGTCGGTTAAAAGCTGTGACTTTCTATTTTTTACataacaaagaaacaaaagatcTAATTTCCTCATAAttacatacaaatatacaaacaaacaaacaaacaaataaataaatggaggaTTCCCTCGATATTCACCTACAATATAAAGATctaattcaataataaataacaggATTCTTGATTAAAtagcactaataataataataataataataataataataataataataataataataaaaggattcTATCTGTAATCATGTgcaaagataaagataaagaaaagattacaaaaataaatctcaTCAAACAGAAATTACCCGATCAACCAACTGTTTACTAAATAGGGCTCATACTAATaaattagatatatttaaaggtgcgaaattaaataaataaaaactatcacgtGCAAGAAAAAGataagaatgaaaaataaataatattataatagttAATTAATAGGATGTTTtactaaatactactactactactaataagaCAGTAGAAAGTAGAGTTCCTCTGTCTATGctaggcaacacacacacacacacacacacacacacacacacacacacacaggtgagtcTCTTACCTTCATATCTCTGCCGGGAGCTCCTCAGtgtgttggagagagagagaggagtgtggaTAAAGTCGCTCCTAAAAAATCACTCCTATTTATAATAAGAGCATGGAGGGTGGAGgaagtctcacacacacacacacacacacaccgctgtgGTTAATGAGCAGCATCTATGACGATAGGTCAAGAAACATTGATTAACACGTGGGAAGGGCTTGTACACTTTtagcaataaacaaacaaacaaacaaacaaataaacacacacacacacacacacacacacacacacacacacacaccccctgcggtacagtttacagttacatttaaaaagaacattttctgATACCTGACCCTCAGAGACGATGTAATAAACTATTCATTATGACGTCACATAATTATATAAGAATTCTCAAACACATTACATTAACGCCGTATACATCATACATTTCTAAAGCGCTTATTAAATAACTCGGTGGCAACACACCGTTTATAACACTTATAGAAATATAATCTAGTGAAATATCATTCATCTGCTACATTAGCAGTGCACGTCATACGTTGATAAATGAGTTATTAAACAGCACTCCATGGTGACGTAATAAGCTGTTTCTGAAGGTGATATAAACACACCGTTTAGACGTTTTATCTGTTAACACCTCGTACGAGATGGCTATAAGCGCTCATATGAACTATGAACACGTCCAGATCATGTTATAAAAGCATTCATAACGTATTATACACGATATTTATTACGCATTCTGAACTATTATTAACACGAGCGCTCACGACGCACAGTATTACAACACCGTTACCAAGGAAACCAAGCGCGCGGTATTGATATAATGTTACAAACACCGCGTACAGTGAATTCCATGCATTATAAACCAAAAATTAtaatgcctttttaaaaataataaataaataaataaataaataaataaataattagagCAACGCTTATAACGCCTTATGTCATGAATAGctgatatatttataaacagctTATTACATAGCGCTTCTGACGCTCAGCACACGGCGATGACGGAACGCACAATATTCTGAAACATTATATCCGTCTGAtgttttagaaatatttattgtaataCAGAAACTTCAGTAGAGGATAGATTTCATAAAAGACAGATTTGTGATCCTCAGTactcagtgatgatgatgatgatgatgatgatggaataAGATTTTTAGAAATATCATGTAAATATACACggttgatatttttttatattttagatcTGTTCATCTCGAGAAGTAagttcatattatatattagaagGGATTTATATTATACGAGGCTTTTACAAAGCAGCAGATGAATTAGTGACACGTCTGTAGAAATATGAATGTGTTTACGACGTGATCGGTgaagcgtctctctctctctctctctctctctctctctctctgtctgtctcacacacttTTCTTTTGAATGGCCGTTTGATGAAAGGGTTTCCCCACTCGCCCGGGATTGATGACGTTCTCCTCTGGACACTGTATTGAGCGTCTCTGTGACCCGAGGTGATTAACGACGCTACACCACTTCCTCTTACCTTTTTTAGCCAGCATCAATCATGTTAATAACTGCCCTTGCTCACTTTATCAATCTCCCCTTTCACACgtagattttatttcaaaccTAGAATGATGGATTataagtggggggggggggggggaacctgTATCTCCATTTTACAGTGTGAAAACGGTGAATGATTAGATATGCTTCGTACAGGTTGCCTGAGATTACAGCATCTGCTGTAGTGCATCCatacatcttctataccgctttatccttttcagggtcacggggaacctggagtctatcccagggagtatcgggGTACTcccggggtacaccctgggcagggtgccaatccatacacactcacacacccattcatacggacacgccaatcatgtatgtttttggactgggggaggaaaccggaatacccagaggaaacccccgcaaacgggggagaacatgcaaactccacacacacagggccacggtgggaatcgaacccccgaccgtggacgtgtgaggcgaacgtgctaaccactaagtcaccgtgtGCCTGTTGTAGTACAGTGGATTGTTAAATATGGGGCGTAGAGATATTCAGATATTCAGGGTCCTGCGCCCCTACCCCCGGTGAATATGGAGCGCTGACcgtactgtttgtttttctttctctgaggAATGGTTTTTCGATTGAACTGAATATTTAGTCCTCGGCACAAAGCTTTACATTTGGTGTAAAAACCCAACAGCACGAGAACGCCGTCTGTACTGTGAAGcgtggtggtggaagcatcgcGCTCAAACTTATCCTCGGTCTCGTTGTAGATTCTCCGACTAATCCAGAATTTTGAGCCTGACCTCCGGTGTACGAACTCCTCCACGGCAGGACTCGAGCTTGTGGCGTATTCttcccaatttaaaaaaaaataaatcatcctTTTAATGTCGCTTCAACGTGTGGGATATTTTTAATCACCATCATGCATTATGAGCATATTTACTTCTAATAAAtcataaaagctttaaaaatttaaaaaacaataaaaaagttaCCCTGACTGCACCCTGATGGAATTCTAGTCTGATTTGCATACTGCtctcattttcagaattttggTAGTAAATATTTTTACGGTGATGAAAGTTTAAAACGCTTCTCAAGTCTTCCTAATGAATATTATCCGACTTTCGTCCAAGTCTAAAGGCTCGTTAAAGAGCGCCTTCTAAAACTCATCAAATGGGGTCTCGTTTAATGAAAATCATTTATCGTcgctcattaaaataaaaatcgaaTTCATCCTAAATGGTGCGAtttaaaaaacgtttaaaaaaaaataaaaaataaataaaataataaaaatagaacgGTCCGGATTTTACCGAGAATTCAAATACTTACGCCACAATACAGGAATAACGACAGTATACAGAGCCCTTCAAAATCACGGACACCcgtaaaatacaaataaaaagccTTAAACCTTAAagaaaatttgtaaaaaaaaaaaaaaataaaataaaataaataaagtttaaaagaaaatgaacagaATTGTTACTTCTACCAATAAACAatagcagtattttttttttaatggaaaaaaaaaaaaaaacccaaaaagggttaacatcttaaacatgtttaaaataaatgaaaaaggaaatatgagaaagaatatatatatatatatatatatatatatatatatatatatatatatatatatatatatgatttttttttgggggggagggggggtttgGGAGAGCTATATgtcaaggaaaaaataaaaaatgaaactttttaaataaatgaagtataagaaaaaaaaaaagaaacactgtaGCTGActtcctggttttttttttgttttgttttttgtgctgtgtatatgtatatataaataaaactatgcACTGTGAGGTGTGTCATTAAGTaactgattgattaattgattaattaatcaaccctctactgcatgaattattacatttgcgtcaaaaaatgtttttatggatttttattacttgaattagttaaaaaaaaaaaagttttacattgggttagttggtaaattgttgccatatggcgaCAGTGTGCGAGAGTGGAAAGGATCAtgtagtcaaaaataacacaaaacccATGAGATTACTCCCATGACTGCATTTCCCAGATTATAATCTGCAGAGTTGTTTAGTCACCTAGTAAACATGCAAAAGTTCTATCTTTTAGAAAGGATttaaagatgtaaaaaaaaaaaatatatgcggCTGGATTTACGCACTCAGAATACATCCAAAAACTACATCCGGGCATGTTTTAGGTGAAGCATCGTATTCATttgttctctcactctttctatttttagaaaataaggtgcaaCTGCAAAACGTCTGAAATTCCTACAGTAAATATAGTGAATGATACCACGAGAGAAGCCGAgcgtctttgttttttttgtttttttgccgtGTACGCCTGCTTCAATTCATGACCGCACGTACGACGGTCCCGTTACCGCAtcttgttgccgtatggcaacgaCGACACTTCACCGTTTAACAGAACACTGGAAATATAGAAACTTGTTTAACtgacataaaataaatgtgaacttCTCTCACGGAGCGTTTCAACGCATTtctttaaaatagaaaaatggtcatgtgacatggcaatttttttttttttttttttgggggttatgtaaaaaatgaaagccCTTCCTTTTTTCGCTTCCGTAGGAAAACAGTAGTTTGGTATTATTAAAAAACAGTttccatgcagtaaagggttattaAATCTGTGTTTGAATGAAAGGACAAACATCAGctttgtggtgttgtttttgatttttttttaaactgtatttacaAAGTGTAAGCACGTGTTACTCAATATTACAGTATCTCAATattttgataaaaaataaacctttaaaaaaagaaagtactgATCATTAACAGCCCACGTTAGAGACGTTAGCGTCGTCGTGGTGTCCGACTCGGAGCTGAAGCAAACCCGAGCCGTCGGTGTAACAGAACAAACCTCCCGTCCGTTCTTCCTCGTCCCGTGCGCCACCGCTCGCTGCCTCCACCGACACCGAGGACAGGGGGGATCcgtttctttcctttctttttttttttttttgaatacaGCAATAATAGACCTTAtagtatgtatataaataactcCACATGCTGGTCTGTTTCAGTTCCCACACACACGGATTGGctacgggggggaaaaaaaaaagaatctccctcactcacacacacactcactcattcactcactcactcactcacacacaccccccgtTTAAAAGGGAAAAGAATGGGCATGGCTTTTAGAACACGAGCATAAACAGTTTGTTTCAGGAAATCCGTCATAAATAAGGAGAAAGAATGGCACGGCGTCCGTTATACCATGCTGTTGCTCTCGCCCGCTCGGTCCGCAAACTgcgaaagaggaaaaaaaaaaaccaaaggaTTATAAAAAGATAAACgagttttagaaatgttttttttttcacagctgtgggatgaactgaaatggaTGAACGGATGAtgagaatgggggggggggtggggggatggtgggggggggggtcgatgttacaggaaaatcatCAGCGACAGGGTTTCCACACCGACGTCGGTTACTTTCCTGTAACAGGACGtgtctttattcctcttataccacagcaataatTCTTTTCAAAAGCTCATTAATGAACGACCCGCCGTgatttttttatccgtttacagcTACGTTTAACGTCGTCAGACTTCTCGACTGTTACGGAGCTGCAAAGCGtcgaaactggagactccttccactcACGTTAAATCGACCGGCGATCCGTTTAAGCGTACGCGTCCGCGTGACCGGGTGGTTACCGTAGAAACGGTACGGCGTTACGAGGTGAAcggtgctgtggtataaatacacGGAGGGGAAGTGATGGGACGATCTCAGACGGGGTGGGTTGGTGCTCACATGCAGGAGGGAAAGCCGCAGCAGTGACTGACCGAGACTGCTGACTGTCCACTCGGAGTTACGAAGGctttaagaaaacaacaaagacacgttcaaacacgcacacgcacgcacacacacacacacacacacacacacacacacacacgattcttTATCGTAAGTAAAGAATCATCACGCACTTCACAAACTCATCTTTAACAGCGTCTGGGATTTAAATCTGATTGAAATCGCTGTGCTGAAGCGTCGAAGACGCTTTCCgacgttacccacaatgcacttgGTCTCGCTTTTTTCATTATGAGTGTATGATCGGTGTTACGGATTAAACCAACGCACTTCCTTTCTCCGCTTTAATCCGACGCGGCGTTAACACTCCCTTCATCTCATCCTCGTCGCggtgatgcagcggcgctttagtcctttcaGCCTTTGATCCGTTACTGAATCGAGTCATTAACgctaacggaagtgatgtgtcaAATCGGGTCGTTTCCCTCGGTAAATAAACCACTAGAAAGTAGAACACTTTGGTCTCGTTTGTATCGTCggattctctttatctacgTTTAGGACTGATGTTGTTTCGAGTCACGTTCATGCAGAGACGTAGACAATTCTAACctggttcacaaactttcaagcaccaccgcACGTTAATATTCAAAAGTAATAGCCGGGAAAGAGACGGTCCGGTGAAGCTGCGTCTGTTTTGGTTCTAAGTGTAACCCGGGTCGGTCTCGGGCACCAGAGCACACTTACCCCGCTGATGAAGGGCAGGTTCAACAAGGAGCCGAGGATGGGTATCCTCCTGATGAAACCGATAACCACCGGAAAGAAACcccttcatacacacacacagagagagagagagagtgaaaaggggaaaaagagagaaagagagcgagagagacagaaagagagagcaagaaagaaagagagagagaaagagagcaagaaagagaaagcgagagaaagaaaaagagaaagaaagagggagcgagagaaaggaagtaagagagagagagagagagagagagaaggaaagagagagagagaaagagaaggaaagagagagagagaaagagagaaaaggagaaagagagcgagagagagaaaaggagaaaaagagagaaagagagagagagagagaaagagagcgagagagagacaaagagcgagagagagaaagagagagcaagaaagaaagagagagagaaagagagcaagaaagagagagcgagagaaagaaaaagagaaagaaagaaagagagagaaagagagcgagagagaaggaaagagagagagaaagagaaggaaagagagagaaagagaaggaaagagagagagagaaagagagtgagagaaagaaagagagaaaaggagaaagagagagagaaagagaaggaaagagagaaagagagagagaaagaaagagagaaaaggagaaacagagagagagagaaagaaggaaagagagagagagagaaagaaggaaagagagagagagagaaagaaggaaagagagagagagagaaagagagtgagagaaagaaagagagaaaaggagaaagcgagagagagagagaaaaggagaaaaagagagaaagagagcgagaaagagagagcaagaaagaaagagagagagagagagagagaaagaaaaagaaagaaagatagagaaagagatagagagagagagagagagagagagattcatgtCATtaccctgaagtggattattttcctataaacacACATCCTCTAGCggtttatttctcttacaccacagcaatttagcaacgattacaatttttaaaaagaatttcatCAAGTGGTAATTTTTATCcctttaaagttacatttaaggtTCAGCAGTCTGGACGTCACAGCTTTACAAAGacctgacaccggagactccttccttaaatcgTAAGCAGACTTCGTCGTTTCCTAACGTGGAGCGCCGAGTCCCTGCGACTGAGCTGTTACTACGGTAACAGCAACGTATCCGAAAGAACGCGTTAATGCTAAcgttgtcagagctgctgtataTTATAGAAACTACCTTGACATGTGGTTAATCAGAATCTCTAAATCACCAGCGCGAAGGATTAGGGTTAAGACCTTTACCTGAACAGGAGGAAAAAGCCGTAAAACTCGAGCACCACGCCGACGATGGGCCATCCGATCAGCACTATGAACACGCCCCCTAAGAAGAAGCTGGTGGCCTTCATCTTGTGCTTCTGGAAGAAGAACCTGAAAGTCCTCTCCAGGCCGATGACGAACGCGAGGCCGACCACAAACAGGATCTGGGAAGATAAGACGAAGCTGGGAGAGCGGGAACCCGTTTCCATCGAGGGTGCGGTTATTTTTCCGCACCGTTACTGAGACTGTCACAGCGAATACCGGAAGTATCATTCCTATGGTTCACTTCttctaacgattattttgaaaCATGCCCTTTAAATAGAAAGCTTACGAGGTTACGGCTCTTGTTAGGGTTAGTGAGTCAGATATATTGGCGCATTCGACTCCCAAACGGCTCTTCTCAATGAGTCAGATCATATTATTCGACTCACAGATGGCTCTTTTCGGTGGGTCGGATCTATTGGCTTGACTCACTCGGTTCCCGAACGGTTCTATTCAATCAGTCAGATCTATTG contains:
- the golt1ba gene encoding golgi transport 1Ba; the encoded protein is MITLTDSQKIGIGLTGFGVFFLFFGMILFFDKALLAIGNILFVVGLAFVIGLERTFRFFFQKHKMKATSFFLGGVFIVLIGWPIVGVVLEFYGFFLLFRGFFPVVIGFIRRIPILGSLLNLPFISGFADRAGESNSMV
- the spx gene encoding spexin prohormone 1; the protein is MKSVKMFAAYALVFLLLSSLVSQACSAPKGRFQRRNWTPQAMLYLKGTQGRRFVSVDRNEGDVFDTLHLETQNENTENLSVSKAATVLLNFLQQAKDEGMDNGLFLQDAPVWKRDYF